From the Lysinibacillus fusiformis genome, the window TCCGTACACAACTAAACTAAATACATCCCTGCCAAAATAATCAGTCCCAAATAGATGCTTGAATGATGAAGGCTGTAAAATAGCAGTAGGAAACATCTTTGTAGGTGAATACATTGCTACCCAATGTGGGACTATGGCACAAATAATAAAAAAGGTAATGATGAGGATAGCAGTTGTTAACATCATCTTTTCTAGGTGAAAAATACTTTTACTAAGTCGCTTTAATTTAAGTTTTGAAACAGGTTTCGTTTTAATAGTTTCTAACTTTTGCATCCTTATCCTCCCTTTACTTGCCTACTTCGAATTCGAGGATCAATGATGGAATATGAAATATCAATACATAGATTAATCATTACATACACAATAGCAATAAAAAATACAACACCTTGTATGATTGGTAGATCCTTAGCTGTTATGGCATCTGCCACCATTCTTCCAAGCCCCTGTCTTGCAAATACTGTTTCGATGACCACCGTCCCACCTAAAAAATCACCCAGTAGCACGCCAATCATTGTCATTGCAGGTATTAATGCATTTTTAAGGGCATGACGGTATAAAACGATATGCTCTGTCAGTCCTTTTGCTCTAAGCGTCAGTATATAAGGTTCGTTCAAAACCTCTAGCATACTATTCCGAACTACTCTAACAATAAACCCTGCACCTAGAAGACCTAATGTAATAGCAGGCAAAATAACAGAACGCCAACCATCTGAGCCCATCGCAGGAAACCAGCCTAACGAAATGGAGAAAATTAAAATTAGTAAAATTCCCGACCAAAATGTAGGCATGGAAATCCCAAAGAGTCCAACTAAACGTGCAATATAATCAATTACCGTGTTGCGATGAACAGCGGCTAACACCCCAAGTGTAATACCTACAATGACGGCAATAAGTAGACTTGCAACTGTTAGAACAACAGTTGCAGGTAATTGTGTCCATATTTTTTCTATCACAAATTCACCATCAATGGCTGATTGCCCAAAATCACCATGCATTAAATCTACTAAATAATTAGAGAATTGTTTTGTAAATGGTAAATCCAAACCTAATTCTTTACGTAAATTTTCTGCTACCTCAGTGCTTGCAGCATTTTCAGCTAGTAATGTATCAACGATATCAGTGGGTAAAAAATAATTGATTGAAAAAACTGAAAAAAGGGCACCCAGTAGTACAAATAGTGCTACTAAGCCACGATTAACAATTAATTTTATCATTTATACACCCCATTTCTATAGTGCGTTTTACGACTGTATTTTTTCTCCAGCTAGTGCTGCCTTTAAATGCTCTAGACCAAGTTCTGTAACCGCTTGATAGATACCATCTTCGCTTGAACCAATTTCTACAACAGGTACATAACGAATTCCATATTTTGTATCTAGAATATCACGGAAAGCATCATTATGCGTTACATCCACTGTTTTATAAGGTATACCCTCTTCTTGTAAATACGTTTTTACCTCATTACAGTAACTACAGCCTTGTTTCGACCAAACGATTACATCTTTATTTAGTGTCATTACGTTTTCCTCCTCAGCTTACCGCTTCTTTTTGTTGTAAATGTACTGGACCCAATAACTCAAAAGATCGCTCACGTTCAAAATCCTTTAAGATAGGCGTATGCAAAATGAATTCGTCTACTTGGTATTGCTCATGGTAGTCATCTAAAATGGCTTTAATTTCTTCTGATGTACCGTATAAAATATCGGCCTCATACTGCTCCACCGTATATTCCTCTCCAGATTCCTGACCAAATTTCTCCGCTAGCTCTACTGATTGTAATGTCAGGCTTCTGCCACTTGCTAAATGCACCTTTGTAATTTTTTGATCTCCAATTAGCTCTTTCGCTTCCTCTTTGCTTGGAGCAGCAAGTGCAGCAATGGAAATCGCAAAATGACCATTTGGCTGGTGACTACGATAGGTTGTAGCCGCTTGTGCCAAAACATTATTATCACTATTAATGAATCGAGCAAAGACAAATGCAATGCCGAGTTTTCCTGCAAGAGCAGCACTTTCTGGGCTAGCACCAAGTAAAAATAATGTTGGCTTTTTCTTTGGAATCGGCGTTGCTTGTATGCCATATAATTCGTGCTCTTTTGGTATGGATTGCTCAATTAATTGCTGTAAAAATGTTAATCTTTCTTCAAAATCTTCTCCATTATTGAGCGTGCCATATTGGAGAGCCTTTGTAGAAAGGGGTAAGCCTCCAGGTGCTTTTCCAATCCCCAAATCTATTCGCCCTGGCTCCAAAGATGCTAGAACATGGAAATTTTCCGCTACTTTATAGGGGCTATAAAGCTGAAGCATAACCCCACCTGATCCAATGTTGATTGATTTTGTTTTAGCTAGTAAATAAGACACTAATACCTCAGGAGATGTGCCTGCTAATGAATCTGTATTATGATGCTCCGATACCCAAAATCGTGAATAGCCTAACTGCTCAGCTCGCTGTGCTAAGGCCACCGTTTTTTGTAATGTTTGTTCATTGGTTGCTCCTTCAATGATAGGGCTTTGATCTAATATGCCTAATGTATAACTCATACAATACCTCCTAATTTCTTTTATTCAAATAAATTTACTAGGTTTTTAGACAGATTGTTTGACATAGCGACTTTCTTTGAAGGGTAAACCTAAATTCCCGCGCAAAGTATCTGCCTCATAATCTTTACGATAAAGCCCTCTTGCTTGTAAAATTGGCACTACTTTATCAACAAAATCTTCAAGAGCACCAGGTACTGTCACACCAATGATAAAACCATCTGCTGCTTCCTTTTCAAACCATTCCTGTACAAGATCCGCTACTTGCTCAGCTGTCCCAAAAAATGCTGTTTTTGGTGTAGCCTCGCGTAAAGCAACTTGACGTAATGTAAGTCTCTCTTGCTTAGCATATCGTTTAATATAATCTGTTGTACTTCTAAAGCTGTTGGCCCCAATATCACCTAGTTCAGGAAACGGTGCATCCACATCATACTGAGTAAAATCATGATGGTCGAAGTAACGCCCAAGATACGCAAGAGCACGGTCTATGGAAACTAACTCGACGATTTCTTGATATTTCGCCTCTGCTTCCTCCACTGTATCGCCAATAATCGGCGAAATTCCTGGGAATATCTTCACTTCATCTGAGTTTCTTCCAAATGCCGCCACTTCTGTCTTTACTCTTGTGTAAAATTTTTGTGCCTCTTCAATGGATGCACCATGTGTAAAAATAGCATCTGCATCCTTGGCAGCCAATCGAATACCTGCATCAGACGACCCAGCCTGGAATATAACGGGCTGACCTTGCTTTGTTCGACCAATATTGAGTGGACCCTGGACTGAAAAATGTGGCCCTTTATGATGTAATGTGTGTAATTTTTCTGAATCAAAAAATTGATCATTGTCGACATCTGCAATAAACGCATCATCATCCCACGAGTCCCATAGGCCCTTGACAACCTCTAAATATTCTTCTGCAATTTGATAACGCTCTGCATGGCTAGGATGCTGATTGATTGTTTTATTGTAGTTC encodes:
- a CDS encoding ABC transporter permease encodes the protein MIKLIVNRGLVALFVLLGALFSVFSINYFLPTDIVDTLLAENAASTEVAENLRKELGLDLPFTKQFSNYLVDLMHGDFGQSAIDGEFVIEKIWTQLPATVVLTVASLLIAVIVGITLGVLAAVHRNTVIDYIARLVGLFGISMPTFWSGILLILIFSISLGWFPAMGSDGWRSVILPAITLGLLGAGFIVRVVRNSMLEVLNEPYILTLRAKGLTEHIVLYRHALKNALIPAMTMIGVLLGDFLGGTVVIETVFARQGLGRMVADAITAKDLPIIQGVVFFIAIVYVMINLCIDISYSIIDPRIRSRQVKGG
- a CDS encoding LLM class flavin-dependent oxidoreductase, producing MSYTLGILDQSPIIEGATNEQTLQKTVALAQRAEQLGYSRFWVSEHHNTDSLAGTSPEVLVSYLLAKTKSINIGSGGVMLQLYSPYKVAENFHVLASLEPGRIDLGIGKAPGGLPLSTKALQYGTLNNGEDFEERLTFLQQLIEQSIPKEHELYGIQATPIPKKKPTLFLLGASPESAALAGKLGIAFVFARFINSDNNVLAQAATTYRSHQPNGHFAISIAALAAPSKEEAKELIGDQKITKVHLASGRSLTLQSVELAEKFGQESGEEYTVEQYEADILYGTSEEIKAILDDYHEQYQVDEFILHTPILKDFERERSFELLGPVHLQQKEAVS
- a CDS encoding glutaredoxin family protein, translating into MTLNKDVIVWSKQGCSYCNEVKTYLQEEGIPYKTVDVTHNDAFRDILDTKYGIRYVPVVEIGSSEDGIYQAVTELGLEHLKAALAGEKIQS
- a CDS encoding LLM class flavin-dependent oxidoreductase, whose protein sequence is MARQDKIRFGAIIHGVGGNISGWRHPKVASNQSVSLPFYIQQAQKAEQGKFDVAFIADGLFINEKSIPHFLNRFEPITILSALAVATKNIGLVGTVSTSYSEPFTVARQFASLDHISAGRAGWNVVTTPLESTALNYNKTINQHPSHAERYQIAEEYLEVVKGLWDSWDDDAFIADVDNDQFFDSEKLHTLHHKGPHFSVQGPLNIGRTKQGQPVIFQAGSSDAGIRLAAKDADAIFTHGASIEEAQKFYTRVKTEVAAFGRNSDEVKIFPGISPIIGDTVEEAEAKYQEIVELVSIDRALAYLGRYFDHHDFTQYDVDAPFPELGDIGANSFRSTTDYIKRYAKQERLTLRQVALREATPKTAFFGTAEQVADLVQEWFEKEAADGFIIGVTVPGALEDFVDKVVPILQARGLYRKDYEADTLRGNLGLPFKESRYVKQSV